Proteins from a genomic interval of Phenylobacterium sp. LH3H17:
- a CDS encoding PAS domain-containing hybrid sensor histidine kinase/response regulator, with protein sequence MEAEAADGEAAGWFFENALDAFVVVSHGKVALANPAWLALSGRSRAETLGRPYAELHHPDEAELVAEIVARLRRDGAATFDHRIPAPSGDWLWVRTRAKRAADGRALLVIQDISAERRAAEDKEKLGRVAELLGETAGVYIWRFEADTREYDLNPLGAAPSDGSSLLRVGEAAFKDQIHAEDRGQVDELWNQVLLTGETGIVTYRHQAESGDWRRFRTAWRGVRPLPSGAWDVLGITQDVTELADARDAALGAVQAKTEFLANISHEIRTPMNGVMGVLHILKNETLSAAGQVLVDEALACGSTLAQMLSDIIDFSKLESGALELAPEPLDLSREGDVVIGMLRADADARGLSLVIEAPETLGWASLDPVRLRQILFNLAGNAVKFTLTGGVRIKLATCGEGAAQRLRIDVSDTGVGIPLEAQANLLDRFQQADGSSTRRFGGSGLGLAVTKALAERMGGGIGFTSVEGFGSTFWIEIAAPACSRPTPMIADRWLAGLRILVVEDNATNRMVALRMLTELGAEVEIARDGAEGVELAAASSYDLIFMDIQMPVMDGVEAALRIRSLPGQAGQTPIVATTANVLPDQIETYRRAGMDGHVAKPISPSALLAEISRLAADLAPEQAA encoded by the coding sequence ATGGAAGCTGAGGCCGCGGACGGCGAAGCCGCCGGTTGGTTCTTCGAAAACGCGCTCGACGCTTTCGTCGTCGTCAGCCATGGCAAGGTCGCGTTGGCCAATCCCGCCTGGCTCGCCCTGTCCGGCCGGTCGCGGGCCGAAACGCTCGGTCGCCCCTATGCCGAACTCCACCATCCCGATGAGGCCGAACTGGTCGCCGAGATCGTCGCCCGCTTGCGGCGCGACGGCGCGGCGACATTCGATCACCGCATCCCGGCGCCCAGTGGCGACTGGCTGTGGGTGCGCACGCGAGCCAAGCGCGCCGCCGACGGCCGCGCCCTGCTGGTGATCCAGGACATTTCAGCCGAGCGCCGGGCCGCCGAAGACAAAGAGAAGCTGGGTCGCGTGGCCGAACTGCTCGGCGAGACGGCCGGAGTCTATATCTGGCGCTTCGAGGCCGACACCCGCGAATACGATCTCAATCCCCTGGGCGCCGCGCCGTCCGACGGTTCCAGCCTGCTGCGCGTGGGCGAGGCGGCGTTCAAGGACCAGATCCACGCCGAGGATCGGGGCCAGGTCGACGAACTCTGGAACCAGGTCCTGCTCACGGGCGAGACCGGCATTGTCACCTATCGCCACCAGGCCGAGAGCGGCGATTGGCGGCGGTTCCGCACCGCCTGGCGCGGGGTGCGGCCACTGCCGTCCGGCGCCTGGGACGTGCTCGGCATCACCCAGGACGTGACCGAGCTGGCCGACGCCCGCGACGCGGCGCTTGGAGCCGTTCAGGCCAAGACCGAGTTCCTGGCCAATATCAGCCACGAGATCCGCACGCCGATGAATGGCGTGATGGGCGTGTTGCACATCCTGAAGAACGAGACCCTGTCGGCCGCCGGCCAGGTGCTGGTGGACGAGGCCCTGGCCTGCGGCTCAACCCTCGCCCAGATGCTCAGCGACATCATCGACTTCTCGAAGCTCGAGAGCGGCGCCCTGGAACTGGCGCCCGAGCCGCTCGACCTGTCGCGGGAAGGCGACGTGGTGATCGGCATGTTGCGAGCCGATGCCGACGCCCGTGGACTTTCGCTCGTCATCGAGGCGCCCGAGACCCTGGGCTGGGCGTCGCTCGACCCCGTGCGCCTGCGCCAGATACTGTTCAACCTTGCCGGCAACGCGGTGAAGTTCACCCTGACAGGCGGCGTGCGGATCAAGCTGGCGACCTGCGGAGAGGGCGCGGCCCAGCGTTTGCGGATCGACGTTTCCGACACCGGCGTCGGCATTCCCCTGGAGGCTCAGGCCAACCTGCTGGACCGCTTCCAGCAAGCCGACGGCTCCAGCACCCGCCGGTTCGGCGGCTCGGGCCTGGGCTTGGCGGTGACCAAGGCGCTGGCCGAGCGCATGGGCGGCGGCATCGGTTTCACCAGCGTCGAGGGCTTCGGCTCCACCTTCTGGATCGAGATCGCGGCGCCGGCCTGTTCGCGCCCAACGCCGATGATCGCCGACCGCTGGCTGGCGGGCCTGCGCATCCTGGTCGTCGAGGACAACGCCACCAACCGCATGGTGGCGCTACGCATGCTGACCGAACTGGGCGCGGAGGTGGAGATCGCCCGAGATGGCGCGGAGGGCGTCGAGCTGGCCGCCGCCAGTTCCTACGACCTGATCTTCATGGATATCCAGATGCCGGTCATGGACGGAGTGGAGGCCGCACTTCGAATCCGTTCGCTTCCCGGCCAGGCGGGACAGACGCCGATCGTCGCCACCACGGCCAATGTCCTGCCCGATCAGATCGAGACCTATCGGCGCGCGGGGATGGACGGCCATGTAGCCAAGCCGATCTCGCCGTCCGCCCTATTGGCCGAGATCTCCCGGCTGGCGGCGGATCTCGCCCCGGAACAGGCCGCCTAG
- a CDS encoding serine hydrolase: MLGGLFALSVLGLSLSLCTNGNPFAGPSVAAKPIPTLPTDPAEWRGKIDYLALDARLGSMMTDRSMRGLAVAVVEGGRLSFVRGYGVESAESSQPVTAESVFRWASLSKTVSGTLSAQLAADGVISLSDRLETFDTSLRLPGDAQLALTVEELLSQRTGLPKNAFDGRLEDGEDPRTIRLSLADAPTVCAPATCHSYQNIAYDTITEIIAARTGEAYVETVQQRLFRPLGMTSATLGAAGLTSAERWARPHHDQDQLAVSEVYYRVPAAAGVNSNIVDLAVWMQALMGLRPDVLPHAVLETAQRSRVATASPYGRTPMGRELKEAGYGLGIRNFTYKGHKVIGHSGGLSGYRATMMFDPTTRTGIVMLWNSDANLPFRFQAEFMDRAYGLPFTDWLSVARGPHLATAEAPRPPP; encoded by the coding sequence TTGCTCGGGGGACTGTTCGCGTTGAGTGTCCTCGGGCTGAGTCTCTCGCTCTGCACGAACGGCAACCCGTTCGCAGGCCCCTCCGTCGCCGCGAAACCGATCCCGACGTTGCCGACCGATCCAGCCGAATGGCGCGGGAAGATCGACTACCTGGCGCTGGATGCGCGCCTCGGTTCCATGATGACGGATCGCTCGATGCGCGGGCTAGCGGTCGCTGTCGTGGAAGGCGGACGCCTGTCCTTTGTGAGGGGCTACGGGGTGGAGTCCGCCGAAAGCAGCCAACCGGTCACCGCCGAAAGCGTTTTCCGCTGGGCGTCCCTCTCCAAGACCGTGTCCGGCACGTTGAGCGCCCAGTTGGCGGCCGACGGGGTCATTTCCCTATCCGACCGGCTGGAGACGTTTGACACTTCGCTGCGGTTGCCGGGGGACGCCCAGCTGGCCCTGACCGTGGAGGAGCTGCTGTCGCAGCGAACCGGGCTTCCAAAAAATGCGTTCGACGGCCGGCTTGAGGACGGCGAGGACCCTCGCACAATCCGTCTGTCCCTCGCCGATGCGCCGACAGTCTGCGCGCCGGCGACCTGCCACAGCTATCAGAACATCGCATATGACACGATCACCGAGATCATCGCTGCGCGGACCGGCGAGGCCTATGTTGAGACTGTTCAGCAGCGTCTTTTCCGCCCGCTGGGCATGACCAGCGCCACCCTTGGCGCCGCGGGTCTGACGTCGGCCGAGCGCTGGGCCCGGCCTCACCACGACCAAGACCAGCTGGCTGTGTCGGAGGTCTATTACCGCGTGCCGGCGGCGGCGGGGGTCAACTCCAACATTGTCGACCTGGCCGTCTGGATGCAGGCCCTCATGGGTCTGCGACCCGACGTCCTGCCCCACGCGGTCCTTGAGACGGCGCAGCGGTCGCGGGTCGCCACCGCGAGCCCCTACGGGAGGACGCCGATGGGCCGGGAGCTCAAGGAGGCGGGATATGGCCTGGGCATCCGAAATTTCACCTACAAGGGCCACAAAGTCATCGGCCACAGTGGGGGGCTTTCGGGCTACCGAGCGACGATGATGTTTGATCCCACCACCCGCACGGGCATCGTCATGCTCTGGAACAGCGACGCCAACCTCCCTTTCCGATTTCAGGCCGAGTTCATGGACCGCGCCTATGGACTACCCTTCACTGACTGGTTGTCCGTCGCGCGCGGGCCACACTTGGCGACCGCGGAGGCGCCGAGGCCTCCACCCTAG
- a CDS encoding helix-turn-helix domain-containing protein, with amino-acid sequence MNAELSNKTPDPMDVALGAAVRIRRRTIGMSQEALAEQCGVSFQQIQKYENGANRISFSRLVQIARALRCRVVDLMDVLDTSGSEVGGDIDMLSRIRTPGALELLTAFERLPPEARASLVNLLRTLTETEGGGIRARQRELA; translated from the coding sequence ATGAACGCGGAGCTCTCGAACAAGACACCAGACCCGATGGATGTAGCCCTCGGGGCCGCGGTTCGGATACGCCGTCGCACGATCGGGATGTCTCAGGAAGCCTTGGCCGAACAATGCGGCGTCAGCTTCCAGCAGATCCAGAAGTACGAGAACGGCGCCAACCGCATCTCTTTCTCCCGCCTGGTCCAGATCGCGCGCGCCTTGCGTTGCCGCGTGGTCGACCTGATGGACGTGCTCGACACGTCGGGTTCGGAGGTCGGCGGCGATATCGACATGCTCAGCCGGATCCGAACGCCAGGCGCGCTGGAGCTGCTGACGGCCTTTGAGCGCCTGCCGCCGGAGGCCCGCGCCTCGCTGGTCAACCTGTTGCGCACCCTGACGGAGACCGAAGGCGGCGGTATTCGCGCCCGCCAGCGCGAACTGGCCTAG
- a CDS encoding cold-shock protein, with translation MATGTVKWFNATKGFGFIQPDDGGKDVFVHISAVERAGLRSLNEGDKVSYEEKEERGKTAAVDLKPV, from the coding sequence ATGGCCACCGGTACGGTCAAGTGGTTCAACGCCACCAAGGGCTTCGGCTTCATCCAGCCTGACGATGGCGGCAAGGACGTCTTCGTCCACATATCCGCCGTCGAACGCGCGGGTCTGCGCAGCCTGAATGAGGGCGACAAGGTCAGCTACGAGGAGAAGGAAGAGCGCGGCAAGACCGCCGCGGTCGACCTGAAGCCGGTCTAG
- a CDS encoding helix-turn-helix domain-containing protein: protein MRDSIDLHLAKRLFNRRRELNLTQRQLGQLCGVTFQQVQKYECGANRISASMIWRLADALEVPVHYFYDGLEKPHQNGADLADRASPEAKTSSLSLRGKTATSG, encoded by the coding sequence ATGCGCGACAGCATCGATCTTCACCTGGCCAAGCGACTTTTCAACCGGCGACGGGAATTAAACCTTACCCAACGTCAGCTAGGACAACTTTGTGGCGTGACCTTTCAGCAGGTCCAGAAGTACGAGTGCGGCGCCAACCGGATCTCCGCGTCGATGATCTGGCGGTTGGCCGATGCGCTCGAGGTTCCGGTGCACTATTTCTATGATGGCCTTGAGAAACCCCATCAAAACGGGGCAGATCTCGCCGACCGGGCATCCCCCGAGGCGAAGACTTCGTCGCTCTCGCTCAGGGGCAAGACGGCCACATCCGGCTAA